A portion of the Pseudomonadota bacterium genome contains these proteins:
- a CDS encoding DUF374 domain-containing protein, giving the protein MFFLTFLKRRLKSLNLRKLLPPLVAVLVRAWGRSCRRLLVINGEFEARQVAAGRGCVYVTWHQRLFNIYFIHRPRRLSIMISRSRDGDLVAEVARRLGYESVRGSSSRGGSTAMFELVEKLRCRPGLCAGMLGDGPRGPARKLKPGAVRIAQLTGLPLLPMACGARWARFFASWDRFLLPLPFSPLVVIFGDPIWVPASTSTQEFEDIRQQVENRLNELAEQCDACWQS; this is encoded by the coding sequence ATGTTTTTTTTGACATTTTTAAAACGCCGTCTGAAAAGCCTGAATCTGCGCAAGCTGCTGCCCCCTCTGGTCGCTGTTCTCGTGCGCGCCTGGGGGCGTTCCTGTCGGCGGCTCCTGGTGATTAACGGGGAGTTTGAAGCCCGGCAGGTCGCCGCTGGGCGCGGCTGTGTCTATGTGACCTGGCACCAGCGGCTGTTCAATATCTATTTTATTCATCGGCCGCGACGGCTCAGTATCATGATCAGTCGCAGCCGTGATGGTGATCTGGTCGCCGAAGTGGCCCGGCGTCTGGGTTATGAAAGCGTGCGCGGCAGTTCCAGCCGGGGCGGTTCGACGGCCATGTTCGAGCTGGTCGAGAAACTGCGTTGCCGACCGGGGCTCTGCGCCGGCATGCTCGGCGACGGTCCCCGCGGTCCGGCCCGCAAACTCAAACCCGGCGCCGTCCGCATCGCCCAGCTGACCGGGCTGCCGCTTCTGCCGATGGCTTGCGGCGCCCGCTGGGCCAGGTTCTTTGCTTCCTGGGATCGTTTTCTGTTACCCCTGCCTTTTTCGCCCCTGGTAGTTATCTTCGGGGACCCGATCTGGGTTCCGGCCTCAACCTCTACGCAGGAATTTGAGGACATCAGACAACAGGTCGAAAACCGTCTCAATGAACTTGCCGAGCAATGTGATGCCTGTTGGCAGAGTTAG
- a CDS encoding enoyl-CoA hydratase, with translation MDFQEIAFTRTGAVGTLTLNNAGKVNALSVNMTKEIISLLTELADDDSLKVIILKAAGRHFCAGHYLAEMVDAGVKEYKMIFDQCTRMMMMIHEIPQIVIAQVQGIATAAGCQLAAWCDLIVAEEGASFSTPGVKIGLFCTTPMVAITRAIGRKMAMEMLVTGREFPAAEAQALGLVNRVTPLEELDRTTAELAAQIAEASGFALAIGKQGLYAQADMSDSQAFHYAKHTIVMNNLAEDAQHGIKAFLEKRAPEWKNR, from the coding sequence ATGGATTTTCAGGAAATAGCATTCACCCGGACAGGAGCGGTCGGCACTCTGACCCTGAACAACGCCGGCAAGGTCAACGCCCTTTCGGTCAACATGACCAAAGAGATCATCAGCCTGCTCACGGAGCTGGCCGATGACGACAGCCTCAAGGTCATCATCTTAAAGGCCGCCGGCCGCCACTTTTGTGCCGGGCATTATCTGGCGGAAATGGTCGATGCCGGGGTCAAGGAATATAAAATGATCTTTGATCAGTGTACCAGAATGATGATGATGATCCACGAGATTCCCCAGATCGTCATCGCCCAGGTCCAGGGCATCGCCACGGCCGCCGGTTGTCAACTGGCGGCCTGGTGCGATCTGATCGTGGCCGAGGAAGGCGCCAGTTTTTCGACTCCCGGGGTTAAGATCGGTCTATTCTGCACGACCCCGATGGTTGCCATCACCCGAGCCATCGGGCGCAAGATGGCGATGGAGATGCTGGTCACCGGCCGTGAATTTCCCGCCGCCGAAGCTCAGGCCCTGGGTCTGGTCAACCGGGTAACGCCTCTTGAAGAACTCGACCGGACCACGGCGGAACTGGCCGCCCAGATTGCCGAAGCCAGTGGTTTCGCCCTGGCCATCGGCAAACAGGGCCTCTACGCCCAGGCCGACATGAGCGACAGCCAGGCCTTTCACTATGCCAAACACACGATCGTCATGAACAATCTGGCCGAGGACGCCCAGCACGGCATCAAGGCCTTTCTGGAAAAACGCGCGCCGGAATGGAAGAATCGCTAG
- a CDS encoding TRAP transporter fused permease subunit: MYQQLNRFEQLLFDAASLILVFFYSYAAVIQPMATQYHRGIYVIITYVLIFLLYKSKSRLMRVVDYLLIVLSIAAIGYWMYNFEVINYRIGAETQTDMVFAVTGVLLGIELARRVVGNIFVVLGVLMLVYGVYGYLAPDLFSHSGAPFTELCINIFYKSDGIFGIMANVLATYVILFVLFGAYLEKCGSQKFFIDWPLAAVGHKVGGPAKVSVIASALFGSISGSAIANTVSTGTFTIPMMKKAGFRPHVAGAIEPASSIGGMFMPPVMGAGGFIMAELTGEPYSRIMLVATFPALMYFFSVFCMVHYEAKKHNIVGEKSEFSAMEILKKEWFYMLPLAVITVFMLTGYSPGYSAILGLFSCIAISYFRKETRITPRRFLEAAREGTESSLKIGATVGIIGIIIGVLTFSGLILTFADIMIEMAGGSLLLTIVLIALASLILGMGVPVTAAYLVTAVVAVPALTHLGVNQIAAHMIVYWLSQDSNITPPVCIAAFAGATIAKANMWKTAFTSFKFAKFLYLAPILFGYVPGFSLNGSSMDIIKAFILIFFATWAYSWLLSGIWFPNLKRLFRRA, translated from the coding sequence GTGTACCAACAGCTGAACCGCTTCGAACAGCTTTTATTTGACGCCGCCTCGCTGATACTGGTGTTTTTCTACTCCTACGCAGCCGTCATTCAGCCCATGGCGACCCAGTACCACCGGGGCATTTACGTGATCATCACTTATGTCCTGATCTTTTTGCTCTACAAATCGAAATCCCGCCTGATGCGGGTGGTGGACTACCTGCTGATCGTGCTTTCCATCGCCGCTATCGGCTACTGGATGTACAATTTCGAAGTCATCAATTATCGCATCGGGGCCGAAACCCAAACCGATATGGTTTTTGCCGTGACCGGCGTGCTGCTCGGCATTGAATTGGCCCGGCGGGTGGTCGGCAATATCTTTGTCGTACTCGGCGTACTGATGCTCGTTTACGGGGTTTACGGTTATCTGGCCCCGGATCTGTTTTCCCATTCCGGCGCGCCGTTTACCGAGCTCTGCATCAATATTTTCTACAAAAGCGACGGCATCTTCGGCATCATGGCCAACGTTCTGGCCACCTACGTGATTTTATTCGTGCTTTTCGGAGCCTATCTGGAGAAATGCGGGTCCCAGAAATTCTTTATCGACTGGCCGCTCGCCGCCGTGGGCCATAAGGTCGGCGGACCGGCCAAGGTCTCGGTCATCGCTTCCGCGCTCTTCGGCTCGATTTCCGGCTCCGCCATCGCCAACACGGTCTCGACCGGTACGTTCACGATTCCGATGATGAAAAAAGCCGGTTTCAGGCCCCATGTTGCCGGGGCCATCGAACCGGCGTCTTCGATCGGCGGTATGTTCATGCCGCCGGTTATGGGGGCCGGCGGCTTTATCATGGCGGAACTGACCGGTGAACCCTATTCCAGAATCATGCTGGTCGCCACCTTTCCGGCTCTGATGTATTTTTTCTCGGTCTTCTGCATGGTCCACTACGAGGCCAAAAAACATAATATTGTGGGTGAAAAATCAGAATTTTCGGCCATGGAGATCTTAAAAAAGGAATGGTTTTACATGCTGCCCCTGGCGGTGATCACGGTTTTCATGCTGACCGGCTATTCTCCCGGTTACTCGGCCATTCTGGGCCTGTTCTCCTGCATCGCCATCAGCTATTTCAGAAAAGAAACCCGCATCACCCCCAGACGCTTCCTGGAAGCGGCCCGCGAAGGCACGGAAAGCAGTCTCAAGATCGGAGCTACGGTCGGCATCATCGGCATCATCATCGGAGTACTGACCTTTTCCGGCCTGATTCTGACCTTCGCCGACATCATGATCGAAATGGCCGGGGGCTCTCTGCTGCTGACCATAGTACTGATCGCCCTGGCCTCCCTGATTCTGGGCATGGGGGTACCGGTAACCGCCGCCTACCTGGTCACGGCCGTGGTTGCGGTCCCGGCCCTGACCCATCTAGGGGTCAATCAGATCGCGGCCCACATGATTGTCTACTGGCTCTCCCAGGATTCCAATATCACTCCGCCGGTCTGCATCGCCGCCTTCGCGGGGGCCACGATCGCCAAAGCGAACATGTGGAAAACCGCCTTCACCTCATTCAAATTCGCCAAATTCCTCTATCTTGCCCCGATTCTGTTCGGCTATGTTCCGGGGTTTTCCCTAAACGGCAGCAGCATGGACATCATCAAGGCCTTTATCCTGATTTTCTTCGCCACCTGGGCCTATTCCTGGCTGCTCAGCGGAATCTGGTTTCCGAACCTCAAAAGACTTTTTCGGCGCGCTTAA
- a CDS encoding CoA-binding protein, protein MFNLEPTLSAGAEDIRRALTETRTIAVIGLSPDPTKDSNMVARYLQQAGYRIIPVYPKENEILGEKVYRSLAEIPDRIDMVDIFRKAEFIDRVVDEVLEREDVRYIWVQLGLVNNPAAARATAAGRVVVQNLCSKVEHQKIFSDR, encoded by the coding sequence ATGTTTAATCTCGAGCCCACCCTTTCGGCCGGAGCGGAAGACATCCGCCGGGCCCTGACCGAAACCAGGACCATTGCCGTCATCGGTCTCTCGCCGGACCCGACCAAGGACAGCAACATGGTCGCACGCTATCTGCAGCAGGCCGGCTACCGCATCATTCCGGTCTACCCGAAGGAAAACGAGATTCTGGGAGAAAAGGTTTATCGCAGCCTGGCCGAGATTCCCGACCGCATCGACATGGTCGACATCTTTCGCAAAGCCGAATTCATCGACCGGGTGGTCGATGAGGTGCTGGAACGCGAAGATGTCAGATATATCTGGGTCCAGCTCGGCCTGGTCAACAACCCGGCCGCTGCCCGGGCAACAGCCGCGGGCCGCGTGGTGGTGCAGAACCTCTGTTCCAAGGTGGAACATCAGAAAATATTTTCCGACCGGTAA